The Risungbinella massiliensis sequence GTCGAATATTTAGAAGTTCGTACTCTATTTCTCCTGCTATTTGGGGATCTCCAAGCGTAGCCTCTTTCGTCTCGTTTTTATTTAGAAATGTGTTTGGTTCGTTTGGATCACTTACAGCATTAGAGGAAGCTTGGCAAGCAGTTAGGAACATTAGAGATAATAAGAAGATGATCAAGTAAATTCGCATAAAATAGTTCCCTCCTGCACGTATTGTAACGCAATTATTTTGCTTAGGGCACATCATTTTTTTGATTCGAGAATGGAGTTTCGTTCCTTTGTCAATCCTCAGAAAGAATGGTATATTTATTGCCAAATGAAGGTCGAGTGATAGCATATCATATTGTGAGATCTCGATCTCAAGATCGACGGAAAATGAGGTGGACTTTTTGTTTCGTGCGATGGTTCCTGATCAATACTTGCCATCCATCTATGCAATCGATTTCCGTGAATTACGGCAGAGAGGAATTACCTCTTTGATCGTCGATTTAGATAATACATTGGTGGAAGCGACGAGAGCAGATGCGACGCCCCGTTTGATAGAATGGCTGGATTCCATAAAGCAGCAAGGTTTTCGTGTAATGATCGTTTCTAATAACAATCAAACAAGAGTCTCTAAATTTGCTATACCACTACAGATTCCGTTTATTCATGCTGCAAGAAAACCACTAAATCGTGCTTTCAAACGTGCTTTAAAAGAACTTGGTTCTCAAAAAGAAGAGACAGTCGTTGTAGGTGATCAGTTGCTGACGGATGTGTTCGGTGGTAACAGAATGGGCTTTCACACTATTTTAGTGGTACCTGTCTCCAAAATGGAAGGCTTTTTTACCAAGATCAATCGACGTTTGGAACGTGCTATTTTTCACTGGATGAAGAAAAGAGGATATTTGAATTGGAAAGAGAACTAACTGATGTTCATTGCCAAGGATGCGGTGCCATCCTTCAGTCTGATAATCCAAAACAAGTTGGCTACGTTCCTGCTAAAGCGAAAAAGCAGATTTCGTGTCAGCGTTGTTTTCGAATTAGACATTATAATGATATTGCGCCCGTTACACAAGATCAGGATGAATATTTGCGTATTCTGCAAGGGATTGCGAAGACAGATAGTCTGGTCGTACAAGTAATCGATTTATTCGACTTAGAAGGTAGTTGGATTCCAGGTATTCATCGTCATATCGGACAAAACCAGCTACTACTACTTGCTAATAAATTTGATGTCTTTCCTAAAAGCGTCAAATGGGGTCGAATGAAAGACTGGGTACGTGAATATGCCAAAGATCGTGGGATATCTCCAGTAGACGTAATTCCGATCAGTGCTACGAAAGGGGAACGGATTGCGGAAGCAGTAGAGGCAATTGAACATCACCGACGTGGACGTGATGTTTATATAGTAGGTGCTAGCAATGTTGGGAAGTCTACGTTCTTAAACCGTCTGATTCGGGACTTTAGTGACTTAGAAGAGGAGATTACTACTTCACCTTATCCAGGAACTACTTTGGATGCGATTCAGATTCCACTCGATGATGGAGAATCGATTTACGACACTCCTGGAATTATGCTAAACAATCGGATGACGGAGCAAGTTCATCCAAAAGATCTGCCTAGTATATTGCCAACTGCACCAATCAACTCTCATGTTTATCAATTACAACAAGAACAAACGCTCTTTTTTGGAGGTTTGGCACGTTTTGACTTCTTGGAGGGTGAGAAGCAACCTTTTATTACCTATATGGCGAACCAGCTCTACATACATCGAACGAAGTTAGAAAAGGCAGATTTACTCTATCAGGAACAAAAAGGTAAATTGCTAGTCCCCCCAACAGAAGAAGGAGCTCTCCGTCCTTGGAAAGAGCATAATTTCACGATTGGTGGCAAAGGAAAACAAGATTTGGTCATTTCGGGTCTTGGTTGGATTCGTCTAAGAGGGGACCGTGCACGAGTTCGCCTTTATGCACCAGAAGGAGTGCAAGTATTGTTGCGCCCTGCTATTGTGTAACACGAAGTGAGAAAGTGGATTTAGGGAGTTATTATGTTATTGTAACAAAACGAGTCTGATTAAAGATTTTCACAATGTGTAGCTTGGAAACGGAGAAAATATTGATCTAGGGAGTGACTTTGTCATTGCAACGGAACGAGTCTGATCAAGGTTTTCGAAGTGTGAAAGACATGACTCATCGTCGCTTTGCTTTGTTAGGTTATCCAGTAGCACACTCAAAATCTCCTAAGATGATGGCTGCTGCATTTCATGAGATGGGACTTAGAGCCACCTATGAGGCGATATCCTGTTCCCCTGAAAATCTGGGTTTGACATTAGATACATTAAAACAACGTGGCTATACTGGACTCAATATTACCATTCCGCACAAACAAGCAATATTTGCTTATCTTGATTGGGTTGATGAAACAGCAAGATCCATTGGAGCTGTTAATACAGTCGTACTACGTGATGGAGAGTGGCATGGATACAATACAGATGCTCTAGGTTATATCCGTTCGCTATCGGAAGAGGTATCACTAAAGCTTCCAGGGATGAAAGTAGTGATATGGGGTGCTGGAGGAGCAGCACGTGCAGTCGGACATGGACTGTTGCTGGAAGGTGTTGGGGAGCTAAGTTTGGTGAACCGAACACCACAAAAGGCAAGGGAGTTGGCGAACGATCTCTCAAAGCTAAGATTAGGGAACGTACAAGCTGTTTCTATGGAGTCAGCTGAGCAAGATGTACGTACTGCAAATTTGATTGTACAGACGACTCCAATCGGGATGACTGGCTACCCTGCCGTGTCGCCAATCCCGTCTGATTGGGTGCGAATGGGACAAGTGGTCAGTGACCTTATTTACACTCCGCTGAAGACTACATTGATGCGAGCTGCGCATGAGCGTGGGGCAACTGTACATGGAGGAGCAGGTATGTTAGTCCATCAAGGAGCGATGGCTTTGGAGCTCTGGACAGGACAGTCAGCTCCGATCAAGGCCATGCGACAGGCATTAATAGCAGCACTAAACGAGGCGAAATGATGAAAATAGGCATAATGGGTGGGACCTTTGATCCAATACACTGTGGGCATCTCCTAATGGCAGAACAAGCTCGAGAGGAGATGAAACTGGATCAGGTCTGGTTTGTTCCTGCTGGGAGTCCACCACACAAACAAACCAAAAAAATTACTGATTCTCTTCATCGTACTAGGATGGTTCAACGAGCAGTGGCAGACCAAATAGATTTTCGTGTTTCTACTTGGGAGATCGAGCAAGCAGGTCCATCTTATACCATTACCACCATGAAAAACTTTTGTATGCAGTACCCAGAGTCTGATTTTTTCCTAATTCTTGGTGCGGATATGGTGAATAGCCTACCAAGTTGGTATCAAATAGCAGAACTACTTCAACTAGTTCAAGTGATTGCTTTGGGGAGACCTGGTTACCCAGTAGAAAAGCTCCCTGATTGGATACAAGGGCGTGTTCATTGGGTTCCAGACTCGATTGAAATACAACTAGCCTCTACACAAATTCGTCAGCGGCTAGAGACAGGGAGATCGGTTCGTTATCTCGTGCCAGATACGGTCCTAGCTTACATAGAGGAGAATCGGTTATATGGAACTCACTGAAATTATTTCGGCTGTCCGCCAAGAACTACCAGAACGGCGTTTTGCCCATACACAGAGAGTTGTCGAGACTGCGCTTGAATTGGCGGAGATTTTCGGAGAAAACAGGGAAAAGATAAAGATAGCTGGATATCTACATGATTATTGTAAATTTTGGTCAGCGGACCGCTTAACTGAATGGATACGAAAACATCAATTGCCTTCTGAGCTACTTGACCATAACAAAGAACTATGGCATGGTCCAGTCGGTGCAGAAGTAGCCCGTAGTCAGTTTGGGGTGCAAGAGGATGATATATTAGATGCAATCCGATATCATACATCTGGCAGACCCAATATGGGTTTGTTGGAAAAAATTATTTTTCTTGCAGATTTTGTGGAACCAGGGCGTCAGTTTCCAGGTGTGGAACGAGCTAGAGAACTTGTGAAACAGGACTTGAATGAAGCGATGCTATATGTATTAGAGCATACTATTGTATTTTTGATTGAAAAAGGACAAAAAGTGTATCCTCAGACACTTTATGCTAGAAATGCATATTTAGAGGAGAATAAAACAAGTATTAAAAAAGGATAGAGTCCTATTTAACTGGATTTCTATTTTTTGATTTTGAATTACCCTAGGGAGGGGTCTCATACTTGAAACATTTAGATATTGCACAGCTTGCAGTCGCTGCTGCTGAAGACAAAAAGGCACAAAACATCACACTACTGAATCTACAAGGGTTGGCAGTCTTTGCCGATTATTTTGTTATCTGTCATGGGAACTCGCAAACACAAGTACAAGCGATAGCAGAAGGTATTCAAGAAAAGTGTAAAGAACAAAACATAACAGTTCGGGGTATAGAGGGAGTACGTGAAGGGCGTTGGGTTCTCATGGATCTAGGTGATGTGGTCGTCCATATTTTCCATCGGGATGAGCGTGACTTCTACGATCTAGAGCGGCTTTGGGGAGATGCAGAACAAATTCAGGTAAATTAAGAAAAAGATAGACCTCTTGTGTTGTGGGACAGAATCAAATCCCAACGCAAGAGGTTTTTTGTCCTTCAGAAAGAAAAGAAATATTTAACATAAGGAATGATACGCAACTTTCACACTTCTGAAAGAAGTACTGTATTTGCCTCTATGGAAGATAACGCTTGGCTCCTGCATATTCTTCGACATAACCCAGAGTGTCCATTGGAATGATTTCTACTGTTCTAGCAGTGTTTGGTGAGTGGATCATCATGCCATTTCCGATATAGATTCCAACATGGTGAACTCTTCCTTTTCCATTGTTGTAAGCAAAGAAGAGTAAATCACCTTTTTGTAAATCTTCCTTAGCAACTGAAATTCCTGATTTGGATTGTGGACTAGAGTCTCTGGGGATATTGATCCCATTTGCTTGGAAAACTGTTAACGTAAAACCAGAACAGTCAAAGCCAAAACCACTTGTTCCCGCCCATAAATAAGGGAGGCCCAAGAATTTTTTCGCTGTTTCGACAATATCTTCTCCTGTTGGTTGGGGAATATCTTTTACCGAATTATATTTTTTAGCATCCGATTTTTTTATCCATGCTTTTTGTCCATTCGGCATGAGCACGAGGTAGGCTGATGGTGTTTGTGTGATATAAGGAAGGCGCGTATTAAAACTGATCTCCATTTTTTGCTTACTTAAGGAAGCGTTTTCATAAAGCCGAGTTGTTGTAGAAGTTACCATGATAAAAGGAGAATTGTCCATCTTAGCAAATTTTTTGTTATACACAAGTTGATTCGCTGGCATCCAACCAGGATATCCTCTCTCATCCCGTGGTGTACCTTGTCCGTGGACAACCACTTTTACCCAGTCGCCTTTTCTTTCCAAAATGGTTACTTTATTTCCAAGAAGAGCTTGTGTTTCCAAATTACCCACTAACCACAGTTTTTCTTCATAAGTCATGGAAGTTGTCCATTTCCGTAGATCCACAGGATTGGTAAAGGACGTTTTATCAATATCACGTGTAAGATCAGGTTCTACCCAAAGCGTAGCAGCAGCCACATCAACATAAGCTGTTTCATTGTTCTCTTCTGCCAGACTAACAGGAACGATAGAAAGCATTATGAAAGTAAAAACTAGTAGAGAAACAGCAAATTTTTTCATCGTTTGAGATCCCTCCTTTTATCTATTCATTTTTATTTTAAACTATTTTAAGTTTCTAAAAAATAAGGTTTCTCAAATTATTCAATCATTTTGTTCATCTGGGTAAATTATATAAAAAATTTATAAATTTATATTTCCTACAAATGTTCACTTTATTTCAGAGCATTCTGTGTTAGGATCTGATTGTTCCTATTTTGAACGTGAAAAATTGAATATGAAGAGGTGGAATATGAAATGGAAAATTGGGTTCCGAACAATTAAAACGGCAATCGGAACCGGCTTAGCTGTGGCTTGCGCCCAATTACTAGATTTGCAATTTTATATTTCCGCAGGAGCGATTGCGATATTTTGTGTGCAGACATCAA is a genomic window containing:
- a CDS encoding YqeG family HAD IIIA-type phosphatase; its protein translation is MVPDQYLPSIYAIDFRELRQRGITSLIVDLDNTLVEATRADATPRLIEWLDSIKQQGFRVMIVSNNNQTRVSKFAIPLQIPFIHAARKPLNRAFKRALKELGSQKEETVVVGDQLLTDVFGGNRMGFHTILVVPVSKMEGFFTKINRRLERAIFHWMKKRGYLNWKEN
- the yqeH gene encoding ribosome biogenesis GTPase YqeH, giving the protein MERELTDVHCQGCGAILQSDNPKQVGYVPAKAKKQISCQRCFRIRHYNDIAPVTQDQDEYLRILQGIAKTDSLVVQVIDLFDLEGSWIPGIHRHIGQNQLLLLANKFDVFPKSVKWGRMKDWVREYAKDRGISPVDVIPISATKGERIAEAVEAIEHHRRGRDVYIVGASNVGKSTFLNRLIRDFSDLEEEITTSPYPGTTLDAIQIPLDDGESIYDTPGIMLNNRMTEQVHPKDLPSILPTAPINSHVYQLQQEQTLFFGGLARFDFLEGEKQPFITYMANQLYIHRTKLEKADLLYQEQKGKLLVPPTEEGALRPWKEHNFTIGGKGKQDLVISGLGWIRLRGDRARVRLYAPEGVQVLLRPAIV
- the aroE gene encoding shikimate dehydrogenase, coding for MQRNESDQGFRSVKDMTHRRFALLGYPVAHSKSPKMMAAAFHEMGLRATYEAISCSPENLGLTLDTLKQRGYTGLNITIPHKQAIFAYLDWVDETARSIGAVNTVVLRDGEWHGYNTDALGYIRSLSEEVSLKLPGMKVVIWGAGGAARAVGHGLLLEGVGELSLVNRTPQKARELANDLSKLRLGNVQAVSMESAEQDVRTANLIVQTTPIGMTGYPAVSPIPSDWVRMGQVVSDLIYTPLKTTLMRAAHERGATVHGGAGMLVHQGAMALELWTGQSAPIKAMRQALIAALNEAK
- a CDS encoding nicotinate-nucleotide adenylyltransferase → MKIGIMGGTFDPIHCGHLLMAEQAREEMKLDQVWFVPAGSPPHKQTKKITDSLHRTRMVQRAVADQIDFRVSTWEIEQAGPSYTITTMKNFCMQYPESDFFLILGADMVNSLPSWYQIAELLQLVQVIALGRPGYPVEKLPDWIQGRVHWVPDSIEIQLASTQIRQRLETGRSVRYLVPDTVLAYIEENRLYGTH
- the yqeK gene encoding bis(5'-nucleosyl)-tetraphosphatase (symmetrical) YqeK, translated to MELTEIISAVRQELPERRFAHTQRVVETALELAEIFGENREKIKIAGYLHDYCKFWSADRLTEWIRKHQLPSELLDHNKELWHGPVGAEVARSQFGVQEDDILDAIRYHTSGRPNMGLLEKIIFLADFVEPGRQFPGVERARELVKQDLNEAMLYVLEHTIVFLIEKGQKVYPQTLYARNAYLEENKTSIKKG
- the rsfS gene encoding ribosome silencing factor, whose product is MKHLDIAQLAVAAAEDKKAQNITLLNLQGLAVFADYFVICHGNSQTQVQAIAEGIQEKCKEQNITVRGIEGVREGRWVLMDLGDVVVHIFHRDERDFYDLERLWGDAEQIQVN
- a CDS encoding C40 family peptidase, whose translation is MKKFAVSLLVFTFIMLSIVPVSLAEENNETAYVDVAAATLWVEPDLTRDIDKTSFTNPVDLRKWTTSMTYEEKLWLVGNLETQALLGNKVTILERKGDWVKVVVHGQGTPRDERGYPGWMPANQLVYNKKFAKMDNSPFIMVTSTTTRLYENASLSKQKMEISFNTRLPYITQTPSAYLVLMPNGQKAWIKKSDAKKYNSVKDIPQPTGEDIVETAKKFLGLPYLWAGTSGFGFDCSGFTLTVFQANGINIPRDSSPQSKSGISVAKEDLQKGDLLFFAYNNGKGRVHHVGIYIGNGMMIHSPNTARTVEIIPMDTLGYVEEYAGAKRYLP